In one window of Arthrobacter pascens DNA:
- a CDS encoding MarR family winged helix-turn-helix transcriptional regulator translates to MTVPGEYEVAEESPYALLSTKETRAWYAYMKVQLRLRYEMNRQLRADHGLSLADYDILVALISEEDATLSVSSLATRIGWERSRVSHHARRMSERGLVHLQPSATDKRSTAVSLTKLGRTSLAAASPGHIALVKGMFLGVLDDQRTDLLAETFEMIYEELIRSGTLPRPVDHP, encoded by the coding sequence ATGACGGTGCCTGGCGAGTATGAAGTTGCGGAAGAGTCTCCCTATGCCCTTCTATCCACTAAGGAAACCAGGGCGTGGTACGCCTATATGAAGGTTCAGCTTCGGCTTCGTTATGAGATGAACCGCCAACTTCGGGCAGACCACGGCCTCTCGCTTGCTGACTACGACATACTTGTTGCTCTCATCAGCGAGGAGGACGCCACACTCTCTGTATCAAGTCTTGCAACAAGGATTGGGTGGGAGCGTAGCCGGGTCAGTCACCATGCACGGCGTATGTCTGAGCGTGGGCTTGTCCATCTGCAGCCCAGTGCGACAGATAAGCGGTCGACCGCAGTCTCGCTGACCAAATTGGGTAGAACATCCTTGGCTGCGGCCTCTCCTGGTCACATCGCGTTGGTCAAAGGGATGTTTCTCGGCGTTCTTGATGATCAGCGTACGGACCTGCTCGCGGAGACTTTCGAGATGATTTACGAGGAATTGATCCGCTCCGGGACACTCCCGCGTCCTGTCGATCACCCCTAA